From one Drosophila subpulchrella strain 33 F10 #4 breed RU33 chromosome 3L, RU_Dsub_v1.1 Primary Assembly, whole genome shotgun sequence genomic stretch:
- the LOC119552807 gene encoding uncharacterized protein LOC119552807 — MPGSGTPRPHILQQDQHSLPWSSVIGKLNRFKPGEQLSKSGAKCLKCQTSVSIPNSISNATGSGGESESANASASRVYSGSAILCSVNSANNTRKLNLILSKSQHQQQQRGEQLAVGTNLQNKLPASSADCHLSPSAETNIRATTSPPRSPPPCPPCPYSHLRRHRHRHSQHHHHHYPHRGCRCRCRCRCRDVLQSASASPASMLLPYQINQRATLLQQSAAATAAAATATSTTHVPGATTTSLRAVVPRIYKRKRDTVQTATTASPLTPQQQHPTVAAATSATFNTTTTRRSRLEFILYTEVYEVEEDSISPGDTHSKASNVGSSESFLQKYGE; from the coding sequence ATGCCGGGATCGGGGACTCCCCGTCCTCACATCTTGCAGCAGGATCAGCATTCGCTACCATGGTCCTCGGTTATTGGGAAACTAAATCGCTTTAAACCGGGAGAGCAGCTATCCAAAAGCGGTGCCAAGTGTCTGAAATGCCAGACAAGCGTTTCGATACCAAATTCAATATCGAATGCAACTGGAAGCGGCGGCGAAAGTGAAAGTGCAAATGCAAGTGCCAGTCGTGTATATAGTGGTAGTGCAATTTTGTGCAGTGTAAATAGTGCAAATAATACGCGtaagttaaatttaattctGAGCAAGtcgcagcatcagcagcagcagcgaggGGAGCAACTCGCTGTTGGCACAAATTTGCAAAATAAATTACCAGCATCGAGTGCGGATTGCCACTTAAGTCCAAGTGCCGAGACAAATATTCGTGCAACCACAAGTCCACCGCGATCCCCGCCCCCCTGTCCGCCGTGTCCATATAGTCATCTTCGTCGTCATCGGCATCGTCATAGccagcatcatcatcatcattatccCCATCGTGGTTGTCGTTGCcgttgtcgttgtcgttgtcgCGACGTGTTGCAGTCCGCATCCGCATCGCCCGCGTCTATGCTCTTGCCATATCAAATTAATCAACGTGCTACATTGTTGCAGCaatctgcagcagcaacagcagcagcagcaacagcaacatcaactACACATGTGCCCggggcaacaacaacatctcTGCGTGCCGTGGTGCCTCGTATTTATAAACGCAAACGTGATACGGTCCAAACAGCGACCACTGCATCACCTTTGACCCCTCAGCAACAACATCCAACAGTCGCTGCTGCAACATCGGCCACATTCAACACAACAACCACGCGAAGATCGCGACTCGAGTTCATACTTTACACGGAGGTTTACGAAGTAGAGGAGGATTCGATATCCCCCGGCGATACCCATTCAAAAGCATCGAACGTAGGCAGCAGCGAGTCCTTCTTGCAGAAATACGGTGAGTAg
- the LOC119555354 gene encoding uncharacterized protein LOC119555354, translating to MWKLLLVKLWMSLATICMGYVTFTNLNCSSYNLDYLSFPTCQIKAVNRTHKYINIYAKIYKFPVTESWINVKFRRFDNGYKPFFLDLSYDGCKFMKKQDNIIAQAFYRTFQRSSNMNHTCPYNHDIIIDKLYTGNLEKEFGRFIPIPNGAYALYTEWRINNVLRASVKFYLKISEY from the exons ATGTGGAAGTTACTGCTGGTTAAGTTATGGATGTCTCTGGCAACG ATCTGCATGGGATACGTGACATTTACCAACCTGAATTGCAGCTCGTATAATTTGGACTATTTAAGTTTTCCTACGTGTCAAATTAAGGCGGTTAACCGAACTCATAAGTATATCAACATCTACGCAAAAATATACAAGTTTCCCGTAACTGAAAGTTGG ATCAATGTGAAGTTTAGGCGTTTTGACAATGGTTACAAACCATTCTTTCTCGATTTGTCCTATGATGGCTGCAAATTTATGAAGAAACAGGATAACATAATTGCTCAAGCGTTTTATAGAACATTCCAGAGGAGTTCCAATATGAATCACACATGTCCCTATAAT CACGATATTATAATAGATAAGTTGTATACCGGAAATCTGGAAAAGGAATTCGGACGATTTATACCAATACCAAATGGTGCCTATGCCCTTTACACCGAATGGAGAATAAATAATGTTTTGAGAGCCTCAGTTAAATTTTATCTTAAGATATCGGAGTATTAA
- the LOC119552809 gene encoding uncharacterized protein LOC119552809, with protein sequence MKIVLFIFIILESVMVIFSYMTFTNLKCGTKDIRFSNFQKCYIKAVNRTHKYIDLHVNLYQVPVDNVTVKVKLMRLDHGYKPFFLDITIDGCRFLKHQGNPILKLLYKTYKNSTNINHTCPINHDIIVDHLWTGNVDSDIMKHIPVINGDYALYSEWSAYNIVRAFVNFYLRVTPGRN encoded by the exons ATGAAAATTGTtctgtttatatttattattttggaaTCTGTAATG GTGATTTTCAGTTATATGACGTTCACCAATCTAAAGTGCGGTACAAAGGATATTCGTTTTTCCaactttcaaaaatgttatattaagGCTGTGAACCGTACTCACAAGTACATTGATCTTCATGTAAATCTTTATCAAGTACCAGTGGATAATGTAACG GTTAAGGTGAAGTTAATGCGTCTTGATCATGGCTATAAGCCATTTTTCTTAGACATTACGATCGATGGCTGCCGGTTCCTTAAACATCAAGGGAATCCAATTTTAAAACTGTTGTATAAAACATACAAGAACAGTACCAACATTAATCATACATGTCCCATTAAT CACGACATAATTGTTGATCATCTTTGGACTGGAAATGTTGATTCGGATATCATGAAACACATCCCTGTAATTAATGGCGATTATGCTCTTTATTCCGAATGGTCTGCTTATAATATTGTTCGTGCTTTCGTAAATTTTTACTTAAGAGTAACGCCAGGGCGAAACTAA
- the LOC119555355 gene encoding uncharacterized protein LOC119555355 produces MIRTHVTFTNIKCASKDIKFSNFSKCYIKAVNRTHKYIDFHINIYQKMVDNVTVNVKFMRQDHGYKPFFVDVTIDGCKFLKNQRQPMAKMIFDVYKSSSNLNHTCPYNHDIIVDHLWTGNLEGDVLKYLPLKNGDYAIFSEWSAYNVVRAIINVYIRITNN; encoded by the exons ATGATCCGCACCCATGTGACGTTCACCAATATAAAGTGCGCTTCAAAGGACATTAAGTTCTCAAACTTTTCAAAGTGTTACATAAAAGCGGTAAACCGTACTCATAAATATATCGATTTCCATATAAATATCTATCAAAAAATGGTGGACAATGTCACA GTTAACGTAAAGTTTATGCGACAGGATCATGGCTATAAGCCATTTTTCGTTGATGTCACCATTGACGGCTGCAAGTTCCTTAAAAACCAACGGCAACCGATGgcaaaaatgatttttgatgTGTACAAGAGTAGTTCCAATCTTAATCACACATGCCCATATAAT CACGACATTATTGTGGACCACCTTTGGACTGGAAACCTTGAAGGTGATGTTTTGAAATACCTCCCTTTAAAAAATGGCGATTATGCTATCTTTTCGGAATGGTCTGCATATAATGTTGTTCGAGCTATTATAAATGTATACATACGGATaactaataattaa
- the LOC119555357 gene encoding uncharacterized protein LOC119555357, with translation MRVFLYTLTTLGFLTTIQAHVTFTNLKCGTKDRKFATFEKCYIKAVNRTHKYIDIHVNLLKVPVTNITIIAKFMRHDHGYKPFFVDITFDACRFLKYQQQPIVKLFYDMYKKSSNINHTCPYDHDLIVDHFWTGNIETALMKYIPVINGDYAVFTEWSAYNIVRGFINIYIRISDRKK, from the exons ATGCGAGTGTTTCTTTATACGTTGACCACTTTGGGATTCTTAACG ACGATCCAAGCCCATGTGACGTTCACCAATCTGAAGTGTGGCACGAAAGATAGAAAGTTCGCCACCTTTGAAAAATGCTACATCAAGGCGGTGAATCGTACTCACAAGTACATCGATATTCATGTAAATCTGTTAAAAGTACCAGTGACTAATATTACA ATTATCGCGAAATTTATGCGACACGATCACGGTTATAAACCATTCTTCGTAGATATCACGTTTGATGCATGCAGGTTCCTTAAATATCAACAGCAACCTATTGTCAAGTTGTTTTATGACATGTACAAGAAGAGTTCCAACATTAACCATACTTGTCCGTATGAT CACGACCTAATTGTGGACCATTTTTGGACTGGAAATATTGAAACGGCTCTTATGAAGTACATTCCAGTAATAAATGGCGATTATGCCGTCTTTACTGAATGGTCTGCTTATAACATTGTCCGTGggtttataaatatatatattagaaTATCAGATAGAAAGAAATAG
- the LOC119555358 gene encoding uncharacterized protein LOC119555358, which produces MWMIKVMFACLVTGSLGHVTFTNLKCEMFDRKFGKFQVCHIKAVNRTHKYIDLEIMLSILPINNIMINLEPMRHGNGYRPFFMSMKYDFCKYMRNPNERSLIFLKEIHSTFINASNLNHTCPYNHNISVTKFWTGNLEKAFLRYLPVPNGDYALFSTWYVSNIPRLFVNIFFKVTN; this is translated from the exons ATGTGGATGATCAAAGTGATGTTTGCCTGCTTGGTAACA GGCTCTTTAGGTCATGTGACCTTCACTAATCTGAAGTGTGAAATGTTCGACAGGAAGTTTGGAAAATTTCAAGTCTGTCATATCAAGGCAGTTAATCGAACGCATAAGTATATAGATCTTGAGATAATGCTTAGTATACTTCCCATAAACAATATAATG ATTAACTTAGAACCCATGCGACACGGTAATGGGTACAGACCATTTTTTATGAGCATGAAGTACGATTTTTGCAAGTATATGAGGAATCCAAACGAACGATCgttgatatttttaaaagaaatacattCAACGTTCATCAATGCTTCAAACCTTAACCATACCTGCCCCTATAAT CATAATATTTCAGTTACCAAGTTTTGGACTGGCAATCTGGAAAAGGCGTTCCTGCGATATCTTCCCGTACCCAACGGAGATTATGCCCTGTTTTCGACGTGGTACGTTTCCAATATTCCTCGTTTATTtgtcaatattttctttaaagtaACTAACTGA